A part of Oncorhynchus gorbuscha isolate QuinsamMale2020 ecotype Even-year linkage group LG09, OgorEven_v1.0, whole genome shotgun sequence genomic DNA contains:
- the LOC124042812 gene encoding uncharacterized protein LOC124042812, whose product MLHQNRPVNPQYRGQGGGSSSLRILSNNSQPQEGNRKQGKKDGNFNFLGQDDDIMMRGDENRNQVRPCNLGLLGRDQPHPPPSSSSSNHYGPGPLSPLSRLPCWSPMDPLPEIESGDNGYRRVPPDGAEEGKMQEEMGRMSDDEKEKQELRGGSMKQGVVVEEEEVEVEDSEEWGNSDSEFEFRSSGSLSSLNMESGGEGAGMGGWGRLGNSLLDGGTLSDSDTDCGELPELEDAVWTLRDRERFKAQEMEKHQVQLTMYRRLALIRWVRTLQGRVQEQQNRLQSSFDVILDHRKELLRMGAGTTATATASQS is encoded by the coding sequence ATGCTTCACCAGAACCGACCCGTGAATCCCCAGTACAGAGGCCAGGGAGGCGGCTCCTCCTCACTGCGGATACTCAGCAACAACAGCCAGCCTCAGGAGGGCAACAGGAAGCAAGGCAAGAAGGACGGCAACTTCAACTTCCTGGGTCAAGATGATGACATCATGATGCGAGGGGACGAGAACCGCAACCAGGTACGTCCTTGTAACCTGGGCTTGTTGGGCCGCGACCAGCcccaccctcccccctcctcatcctcttccaaCCACTACGGTCCGGGGCCCCTGTCTCCACTCTCCCGCCTTCCCTGCTGGAGCCCCATGGATCCCCTGCCTGAGATTGAGAGTGGAGACAATGGGTACAGAAGAGTCCCCCCCGACGGCGCAGAGGAGGGCAAGATgcaggaggagatggggaggatgagCGATGACGAGAAGGAGAAACAAGAGCTGAGAGGAGGCAGCATGAAACAGGGAGtggtggtggaagaggaggaggtggaagtgGAGGATTCAGAGGAATGGGGCAACAGCGACTCAGAGTTTGAGTTCAGGTCCAGCGGcagcctgtcctctctcaatATGGAGAGTGGAGGCGAGGGGGCTGGGATGGGGGGGTGGGGCAGACTGGGGAACAGCCTGCTTGACGGGGGAACGTTGTCGGACTCGGACACGGACTGCGGTGAGCTGCCTGAGCTGGAGGATGCCGTGTGGACCCTGAGGGACCGCGAGCGCTTCAAGGCCCAGGAGATGGAGAAGCACCAGGTCCAGCTCACCATGTACCGCAGGCTGGCTCTGATCCGCTGGGTTCGCACCCTGCAGGGCCGCGTCCAGGAGCAGCAGAACCGCCTCCAGTCCAGCTTTGACGTCATCCTCGACCACAGGAAGGAGCTGCTGCGCATGGGTGCTGGCACCACTGCAACTGCCACCGCCAGCCAATCGTAG